In Phycisphaerales bacterium, the following proteins share a genomic window:
- a CDS encoding ABC transporter ATP-binding protein, which yields MIELRHVTKRFGSLTALDDLSLGLERGDVFGFIGPNGAGKSTTMKILACLLKPDAGYATVCGMPCATHGANIRRVIGYMPDFLGVYADLRVHEYLDFFASAYGMPRRDRKKIVGDVLDLTDLTSKRDAMVDSLSRGMQQRLGVARVLVHDPDVLLLDEPASGLDPRARIEIRSLLLELRRMGKTIMISSHILSELHEMCNTIGIIERGKLLFSGSIDEAIRRSGLHQGIELRVDDHHKAAIVLRGLDVVTSVEIEQDRLVIMIEGEREASRAVPAALVAAGIGLEAMQPRTVKLEDVFLVLTKGEVS from the coding sequence GTGATCGAATTGCGCCACGTCACCAAGCGGTTCGGCTCGCTCACGGCGCTGGACGACCTCTCGCTCGGGCTGGAGCGCGGCGACGTGTTCGGCTTCATCGGCCCCAACGGCGCCGGCAAGAGCACGACGATGAAGATCCTCGCGTGCCTGCTCAAGCCCGACGCCGGGTACGCCACCGTCTGCGGCATGCCATGCGCGACGCATGGCGCGAATATCCGCCGCGTCATCGGCTACATGCCCGATTTCCTGGGCGTGTATGCCGACCTGCGCGTGCATGAGTATCTGGACTTCTTTGCCTCCGCCTACGGCATGCCGCGGCGCGATCGCAAGAAGATCGTCGGAGACGTGCTCGATCTCACCGATCTGACTTCGAAGCGCGATGCGATGGTGGACAGCCTCTCGCGCGGCATGCAGCAGCGCCTGGGCGTGGCGCGCGTCCTCGTGCACGATCCGGACGTGCTGCTGCTCGACGAGCCCGCGTCGGGCCTCGACCCGCGGGCGCGCATCGAAATCCGCAGCCTGCTGCTCGAACTCCGCCGCATGGGCAAGACGATCATGATCTCGTCGCACATCCTCTCCGAACTGCACGAGATGTGCAACACCATCGGCATCATCGAGAGGGGCAAATTGCTCTTCAGCGGTTCGATCGACGAGGCCATTCGGCGCAGCGGGCTCCACCAGGGCATCGAACTCCGCGTGGACGATCACCACAAGGCGGCGATCGTGCTGCGCGGCCTGGATGTCGTCACCTCCGTCGAGATCGAGCAGGATCGGCTCGTCATCATGATCGAAGGCGAGCGTGAGGCGTCGCGCGCCGTGCCCGCGGCGCTCGTCGCCGCCGGCATCGGACTCGAAGCGATGCAGCCGCGCACCGTCAAACTCGAAGACGTCTTTCTCGTGCTCACCAAGGGCGAAGTCAGTTGA